In Perca fluviatilis chromosome 14, GENO_Pfluv_1.0, whole genome shotgun sequence, a genomic segment contains:
- the LOC120572772 gene encoding cytochrome P450 3A27-like produces the protein MSFFPEFSIETWTLIALVISLIAVYGYAPYGFFKKIGIPGPRPLPFIGTFLEYRKGIHNFDTECYQKYGKVWGLYDGRQPLLAIMDTAMIKTILVKECYSVFTNRRDLGINGPLRDAVSIVEDEKWKRIRSVLSPSFTSGRLKDMYTIMLQHSSNLIKSLHMKVEADKVIEVKEVFGPYSMDVVTSTAFSVDIDSINHPSDPFVANIKRMVKFNLLNPLLVLVVLFPFLVPIIDGMGLSFFPAEVLNFFFNFLKTIKADRNKNEHKNRVDFMQLMVDSQMSEKNKEDKSPDKGLTDHEILSQAMIFIFAGYETSSTTLGFIAYTLATHPHIQKTLQEEIDETFPEKVRPTYEALMQMEYLDMVINEAMRLYPVGNRLERISKSSVEINGVTIPKGTVIMVPVYTLHRDPALWSEPEAFKPERFSKENKDNIDPYAFLPFGTGPRNCIGMRFALLMMRLAIVEILQNFSFVTCKETDIPMELGTDGFTSPKNPIKLKLEPRATVADPLSS, from the exons ATGAGCTTTTTTCCGGAGTTTTCCATAGAGACTTGGACTTTAATAGCACTTGTCATCAGTCTAATCGCAGT ataTGGATATGCTCCATATGGCTTTTTTAAGAAAATAGGCATCCCTGGACCCAGACCTTTGCCCTTTATTGGGACATTTTTGGAGTACAGAAAG GGCATCCACAATTTTGACACAGAATGCTATCAGAAATATGGAAAGGTGTGGGG ACTGTACGACGGAAGACAGCCTTTACTGGCTATAATGGACACAGCTATGATCAAAACAATCTTGGTTAAGGAGTGTTATTCTGTCTTCACCAACAGACGG GATCTGGGCATAAATGGACCCTTGCGTGACGCTGTATCAATAGTAGAAGATGAGAAGTGGAAGAGGATTCGCAGTGTACTCTCTCCATCGTTCACCAGCGGACGCCTGAAAGAT ATGTACACAATAATGTTGCAGCACTCAAGCAATCTGATCAAGAGCCTTCACATGAAAGTAGAGGCGGATAAAGTCATAGAAGTTAAAGA AGTATTTGGACCTTACAGTATGGATGTTGTGACCAGCACTGCCTTCAGTGTGGACATTGATTCCATCAACCATCCATCTGATCCTTTTGTAGCAAACATTAAGAGAATGGTCAAGTTCAACTTATTGAATCCCTTACTTGTACTTGTGG TTCTGTTTCCATTCTTGGTGCCAATTATTGATGGAATGGGTTTGTCATTCTTCCCTGCTGAAGTGTTGAATTTCTTCTTCAACTTTCTAAAGACGATCAAAGCAGACCGGAATAAGAATGAGCACAAG aaCCGAGTGGACTTCATGCAGTTGATGGTGGACTCTCAGATGTCAGAGAAGAACAAAGAGGATAAAAGCCCTGACAAAG GACTGACTGATCATGAGATCCTGTCTCAGGCCATGATATTCATCTTTGCTGGCTATGAAACCAGTAGCACCACACTGGGATTTATAGCCTACACCCTGGCAACCCACCCTCACATCCAAAAAACCCTGCAAGAGGAGATTGATGAAACCTTCCCAGAAAAG GTTCGGCCAACTTATGAAGCCCTGATGCAGATGGAATACTTGGACATGGTGATTAATGAGGCAATGAGACTGTACCCCGTTGGTAATCGATTAGAGAGGATCTCAAAGTCTTCTGTGGAAATTAACGGTGTGACCATCCCTAAAGGAACTGTCATAATGGTACCAGTTTACACTCTCCACCGTGACCCTGCTTTGTGGTCTGAGCCTGAGGCCTTCAAGCCTGAAAG gTTCAGCAAGGAGAACAAAGACAACATCGATCCATATGCCTTCCTACCCTTTGGAACAGGGCCAAGGAACTGTATTGGCATGCGATTTGCTCTCTTGATGATGAGATTGGCCATAGTGGAGATCCTTCAGAACTTCAGCTTTGTCACGTGCAAGGAGACAGAT ATTCCAATGGAGCTGGGAACAGATGGATTTACATCACCCAAGAATCCCATCAAACTGAAGCTGGAGCCCAGAGCAACCGTTGCTGATCCTCTCTCAAGCTAA